From a region of the Paenibacillus antri genome:
- the nirB gene encoding nitrite reductase large subunit NirB: protein MTNKTKLVLIGNGMAGVQTLEHIIKLAPEKFDVTIFGKEPHPNYNRIQLSYVLEGSKTMEDIILNDYAWYEERGIRLVVGDEVVAIDTERKTVRTAAGLEASYDVAILATGSKPFRLPIPGAELPGVIGFREIADCEAMMDAAKRYRSAAVIGGGLLGLEAARGLQQLGMDVTVVHLMDRLMERQLDAPAAGMLRRELERRGLNVMTGRKTEAVLGEERVAGLRFADGSTLAADLVVMAAGIVPNAELAKASGIETGRGIRVDDFLRTSAEGVYAVGECVEHRGVTYGLVAPLYEQGAVLAKHLCGAETEGYIGSVTSTKLKISGMDVFSAGEFLDAEDTESIVVKDPFKNTYKKVVLRDGRVVGGVLFGDASLSTQLTKWSKAQAALTPEMHGELVGGGGCCGGGAAKGTGVAAMADDDIVCGCAGVTKGTIVGGIREQGWASVEQIKACTNATRSCGGCKPMVEELLKLTLGASYDGAGAAPAGICGCTTMGRDEIVAAIREKRLTHVREAMAVLGWSQPEGCSKCRPALNYYIGMLWPEDADDDDASRFVNERLHANIQKDGTFSVIPRIYGGVTTAKELKKIAEVAEKYEVPMVKFTGGQRLDLLGVKKEDLPAVWAELDMPSGYGYGKSLRTVKTCVGSTFCRFGTQDSMGMGIALEKKFERLNMPAKFKMAVNGCPRNCAESGTKDLGIVGNDGGWEIYVGGNGGIKLRGADLLCKVKTDEELIEISGAFIQYYRETGKYLERTSDWVERIGLDAVRAAVVDDVEGRKALNERVEQALAQLEDPWKRVVDSETLQETLFDKVHS, encoded by the coding sequence ATGACGAACAAGACGAAGCTGGTGTTGATCGGGAACGGAATGGCGGGCGTGCAGACGCTTGAACATATTATAAAGCTGGCGCCGGAGAAGTTCGACGTCACGATTTTCGGCAAGGAGCCTCATCCTAATTATAACCGCATCCAGCTCTCCTATGTGCTGGAGGGCAGTAAAACGATGGAAGACATTATCCTGAACGACTACGCATGGTATGAGGAGCGCGGCATTCGCTTGGTCGTCGGCGACGAGGTCGTCGCGATCGACACCGAACGGAAGACGGTCCGCACGGCCGCCGGCCTCGAGGCGTCGTACGACGTCGCGATCCTCGCGACCGGCTCGAAGCCGTTCCGTCTGCCGATCCCCGGCGCGGAGCTGCCGGGCGTCATCGGCTTCCGCGAAATCGCGGACTGCGAGGCGATGATGGACGCGGCGAAGCGGTATCGTTCGGCTGCGGTCATCGGCGGCGGCCTGCTCGGCTTGGAGGCGGCGCGCGGCTTGCAGCAGCTCGGCATGGACGTGACGGTCGTTCACCTGATGGACCGCTTGATGGAGCGCCAGCTGGACGCGCCGGCGGCGGGCATGCTGAGGCGAGAGCTGGAGCGGCGCGGGCTGAACGTCATGACGGGGCGCAAGACCGAGGCCGTGCTCGGGGAGGAGCGCGTCGCGGGGCTTCGGTTCGCGGACGGATCGACGCTTGCGGCGGACCTCGTCGTGATGGCGGCGGGCATCGTCCCGAACGCGGAGCTCGCGAAGGCGAGCGGCATCGAGACCGGACGCGGCATCCGGGTCGACGACTTCCTGCGGACGAGCGCGGAAGGCGTCTACGCGGTCGGCGAATGCGTCGAGCATCGCGGCGTGACGTACGGGCTCGTCGCTCCGTTGTACGAGCAAGGCGCGGTGTTGGCGAAGCATCTGTGCGGGGCGGAGACGGAAGGCTATATCGGGTCCGTCACCTCGACGAAGCTGAAGATTTCCGGCATGGACGTCTTCTCGGCCGGGGAGTTCCTGGACGCGGAGGATACGGAATCGATCGTCGTGAAGGACCCGTTCAAGAACACGTATAAGAAAGTCGTGCTTCGGGACGGCCGCGTCGTGGGCGGCGTCCTGTTCGGCGACGCGTCGCTGTCGACGCAGCTGACGAAGTGGTCGAAGGCGCAGGCGGCGCTCACGCCGGAGATGCACGGCGAGCTCGTCGGCGGCGGCGGGTGCTGCGGCGGCGGGGCCGCCAAAGGCACGGGCGTCGCGGCGATGGCCGACGATGACATCGTCTGCGGCTGCGCCGGCGTGACGAAGGGGACGATCGTCGGCGGCATTCGGGAGCAGGGCTGGGCCAGCGTCGAGCAGATCAAGGCGTGCACGAACGCGACGCGCTCCTGCGGCGGCTGCAAGCCGATGGTGGAGGAGCTGCTGAAGCTGACGCTCGGCGCATCGTACGATGGCGCGGGCGCGGCGCCCGCGGGCATCTGCGGCTGCACGACGATGGGCCGCGACGAGATCGTCGCCGCGATCCGCGAGAAGCGGCTGACGCATGTGCGCGAGGCGATGGCGGTGCTCGGCTGGAGCCAGCCGGAGGGCTGCTCGAAGTGCCGACCGGCGCTGAACTACTACATCGGCATGCTGTGGCCGGAAGACGCGGACGATGACGATGCGTCCCGGTTCGTCAACGAGCGCTTGCATGCGAACATCCAGAAGGACGGCACGTTCAGCGTCATCCCGAGAATCTACGGCGGCGTCACGACGGCGAAGGAGCTGAAGAAGATCGCGGAGGTCGCGGAAAAATACGAGGTGCCGATGGTGAAGTTCACCGGCGGACAGCGGCTCGACTTGCTCGGCGTCAAGAAGGAAGACCTGCCCGCGGTCTGGGCGGAGCTCGATATGCCGTCCGGCTACGGCTACGGGAAATCGCTGCGTACCGTGAAGACGTGCGTCGGCTCGACGTTCTGCCGGTTCGGGACGCAGGATTCGATGGGCATGGGCATCGCCCTCGAGAAGAAGTTCGAGCGGCTGAACATGCCGGCGAAGTTCAAGATGGCGGTCAACGGATGCCCGCGCAACTGCGCCGAGAGCGGCACCAAGGACCTCGGCATCGTCGGGAACGACGGCGGCTGGGAAATCTACGTCGGCGGGAACGGCGGCATCAAGCTGCGCGGCGCGGATTTGCTGTGCAAGGTGAAGACGGATGAAGAGCTGATCGAAATCAGCGGCGCGTTCATCCAGTACTACCGGGAGACGGGCAAGTATCTCGAGCGGACGTCGGACTGGGTGGAGCGGATCGGCCTCGACGCCGTTCGCGCCGCCGTCGTGGACGACGTCGAAGGGCGCAAGGCGCTGAACGAACGCGTCGAGCAGGCGCTGGCGCAGCTCGAGGATCCGTGGAAGCGGGTCGTGGACAGCGAGACGCTGCAGGAGACGTTATTCGACAAGGTGCATTCGTAA